In a single window of the Centropristis striata isolate RG_2023a ecotype Rhode Island chromosome 18, C.striata_1.0, whole genome shotgun sequence genome:
- the LOC131991381 gene encoding microtubule-associated protein RP/EB family member 3-like: MAVNVYSTSMTIENLSRHDMLAWVNDSLQLTHTKIEQLCSGAAYCQFMDMLFPGCLLLKKVKFNAKLEHEYIHNFKVLQASFKRMNVDKIIPVERLVKGKFQDNFEFLQWFKKFFDANYDGKEYDPVMSRQGQEATPPPQGPMRTSPTAPKIVPTPQRQINIPPARRNNPMTRNGGDAELLELNQQLLDLKLTVDRLEKERDFYFGKLRDIELLCQDNENENPILGKIMDVLYATEDGFAPPEDEEIDEGAQGDQQEF; encoded by the exons ATGGCGGTGAATGTCTACTCCACCTCTATGACCATAGAGAACCTGAGTCGTCATGACATGTTAGCGTGGGTCAACGACTCtctgcagctcacacacacaaagatcgAGCAGCTCTGTTCGg gtGCTGCTTATTGTCAGTTCATGGACATGCTGTTTCCAGGGTGCTTATTATTGAAGAAAGTCAAGTTCAATGCCAAACTGGAGCATGAATACATCCACAACTTCAAGGTCTTACAGGCTTCATTCAAGAGAATGAATGTGGACAAg ATCATCCCCGTGGAGCGGCTGGTGAAGGGGAAGTTCCAAGACAACTTTGAGTTCCTTCAGTGGTTTAAGAAGTTTTTCGATGCCAACTACGACGGGAAAGAATACGACCCTGTGATGTCACGGCAGGGACAGGAGGCAACACCGCCTCcgcaag GCCCGATGAGGACGTCTCCCACAGCACCGAAGATTGTTCCCACCCCCCAGAGGCAGATCAATATACCACCAGCCCGCAGGAACAACCCCATGACCCGCAACGGAGGAGACGCGGAGCTCTTAGAGCTCAACCAGCAG CTGCTGGATCTGAAGCTGACTGTCGACCGACTGGAGAAGGAGAGGGACTTCTACTTTGGAAAGCTGAGAGACATTGAGCTTCTCTGCCAggataatgaaaatgaaaacccAATCCTCGGCAAAATAATGGATGTGTTATACGCTACAGAG GATGGATTTGCGCCACCAGAGGACGAAGAAATTGACGAAGGGGCACAAGGAGACCAGCAGGAGTTCTGA